The nucleotide sequence TTAAAATCAGTAACAGTTGCTCTAATAAAAACTTCAACGCTAAAACTGAAATGGAAAATTTCTATTATCCTTGTTTATTTAACAGCAGGATTTTTCTGCAGTACAACCTGAACTGCAAACCATCTGAACCTCTTTACAGAATGGCGCTCAGACATTGGATGCCTTACTGGGTGCTCAAGTGAAAAACTCAGAAAGCTATACAAACTCAGAACagctatatatacatatatatgtgatCAAATATACAAACTCAGAATGCGAAGATCTCACTTTATAATAAACAGCCAACACACAGCAACTAGTGAAGCTTGATTTCTATGAACGAATATTATAAGATGAGATTAAATAGCATGGCAAGCAGCCTTGATCTTGAAACAATCCCAAGCTGAAACAATTATTTGTTCTTGAAGATTGAAGGATTCTGTCTTGAATATCATTAAGACTGGAAGCTCCAGGCGTCAGCTTTTTTCCAGTTTCCCCAGCAATGTCCTTGAGGGCGGATATGTCCTGTGATGCCTGAAAAGCAAAAGGCAAGCACTGAACTAAGTGCTGTAGCAAAAGCACAGTAGTAATACTTACTAGAATGTAATTGGAAATTAGATTTCCATGCCAAAAAACACCAGCAAATTGGAGGATGAGTCCACTCTtgggaattttaaaaatattaggtcATCCTCTCGACACTATTCTCAGATGTTGGGCACTGAAGTTCCAATAAATGACAACAAAAGATGCTTCAATAAAACTTTTATGTTAATTTAATCAATGGTGATCATCTGTGTCCCTCTTCCTATACATGTTCTCTTTGCTATCAAGAATGGGAGTATTTGATGATCTGATCAATCAGGTATGTCAAAAAAGCAAGAGTTTAGCAATTACCTGGAAAGAGATTTGGATAATAAGCTCAGCGGCGGTAAGGTCAAGACCAATGCCATCCATATGATGACCAAAAAGATCAGCACCTGATATCGATGTTGACCCTACAAGAGGGAACTTTAGAAAATCAGCATCCCTTTAAAGTAATCAAACTTTATCAACTGATCAAAAAGTtcaaatttcaatatttcaGAAACTACAATATGAAGAATAGTAGCCATAATATGATGGGTGATTGTGCCATTCTTCCTAGAAGAGAATGTAATAATGCCACAAAAGTGTGGAGTTTCAGAGATATAGAATATCTGTCATAACAGATCATGGAATGGGAAGATAATTGCCTGAATCACAGCTAAGAATATGAAgtgatttttctttgaaaattatttggatCAGTGGAACACATACAGTAAATCTTTGCAAGTCACTTGCTTTGTTCCGATCACCAAAAAATTTGGCTGATGAGATGGATTTTGCATTCGAAAACTTCTGTCTTGCTTCATTACTTTCCTCTACCTAAGTGAACAGAgaaacaattaaaaataaagcacAAGGACTAGATGGTATgtctaacaaaaataaatatgcatccAAACTGGACCGAAGGTGGCCTACAGATATATAAACGAATggtttaaaaatatatgtaacATAACTGATGCATGTCATCTATGGCTtctgtcaaaagatgattgcaCGACAAGTTTCCAGTCATGATTGAAACATATGACTCATCCAGAGAAATATCAAGGATCATTTGATAATGTCTTGCAGAGGTGGATCATTTACATAGGTGAGATAAAGTATTTCACAACTTACCCAAAAAAATTCAATTAGTTGTTTATGTAATGCTGAATAAAGCTGTCTCATGTAGTTGGGACGAGGCTTGGTAATAATGGTTATGTGAGTGATGCTGCAATTCAAGTATTGGATTTAGTCATTCAGAACAGGGTTTCAAGTGCCAATCCATGCCAAGCCAGTTAGCAGCATGGTTCTTCAATAGTAAAGTGAGACATCTAATTTCAGTCATGTTTCTTAGAAGTTAAAAATCCTTGACAGACCAAACACATAACATGCTTGAATGAGTATTAACAGATTTAGGTCACATTTATATATCATGTGGAACATTAGAAATACTGTTGTATATCTTGCTGAATTATATATCTTCATACATGTTGTCTACtacatattattgtaatatgtaTGCGCATACATCGGATGTACCACAAAATGGACAAATTCCATTCAATTATGTTCTAGTGAACCATTTCTCCAAAGTTCAATCATTTGATTGTTATAACCCATGCAAAACTAGCTCCCCAAGTTTCAAGGGATCAAAGACCTAATTTCATCTTCTCTGACTGCCAATGTAATTCTAATCCCAAACATTTTCACCAGTAAATGTCAATATTACCATCCATCAAATACTCCTTCCTTTTGAATCAATCACATTTATTACTAATGATTGATTAAACTTTATACCAATATCAATAGTTTCCAATAAAGAAGGCTTATTAATAGAGATAAACCAGATCGAAATCAGGCCAGAAGGGAATACTAGTGATGAAAATAGCAGTGATTTAAAATGTCATTTAAAGTGGAAGACAATAATTTTTAAGCAACAGAAGTAAAATGTGGAGCGGCCATTCCAACGGTTTGTAAAAGTTAATTGAACTAGTTACTCACCTGCTATACTTCAAATGTACTAGTTTATGACTGGACCAGAGTAATGGAACTCTGTCACTAAATGTCGGGCCCAACGTGCCAATTTATTGAGCATTTCCTCTGAAAGATAAGAGAGCAAAAGGCTCTGCTCTTACCTTAATTTTTGTAGTTGAGGCTGATTTCTTAGAAGATCCATTATCCATTCCAGACTCCGCAAGCAAGTTTGTAGATTTTGGAGGGGCAACATTACCAATCACTTGAGCATCTCTCAAAATGTTTTCAGCTGATGGTATGCTCTCCACATATTCCAAACGAGAAGGAAAAGATGAGCCAAATGCTGTCATGGAATTAGCCATGGAAGTCACAGCTGATGCTGGTTCTACAGGCTTCTGATTATAGAGACTTTCAATTGGCTGCAattatgaatttttttaaaagtaaaTAGGATATTAATTAATTCTAAAATGCACGAGTTAAAATCATTAGTCTTATGAGAAATGTTGCAGTGGACTTGTGGAAGCCTCACGACCAAATGATCTGAGTATGCGATCGAAGAAAGTGATAGAATTAGGTGGGTTGCCAGCTTCCAGGTACTATTTTAACATCCTCTTGTCAAAACCAGTCATAACACAAGAATCAACCATGAAACAAGGACTTCAGAAGGTATCCTTCCTTGACATCTAAGAAGCAACTCAGATGTATCAACTTGTGCTGACAGGAGatattcttttatttattattgcAATGTAATGTTATAAGTTTGAACGAAAAGCACATATCCACCTTTGTGGCAAGCTTCCGAGAATGAAGGCCCCCAGATTTACTTCCAATCTTCTTTCCACCAATGGACCTTTTAACAGGATTGATAACTGGTGATTGAATCGGAGCTTTTGGTGAACGGGTTGTCTCAACAATCTCCTGTTTTTCATATAAATTATCCTTCATTGTATGTAGAGGCTTCAGATTGGGAAGGCCATCGGCTGCATGTGACGACTGAGATGCAACAGGTGATGAAAGATTGCTGGAATTTTCTGCAAAACGTTTTGCAAGTTCTTTGCAAAACTTAGAATAGCAAAATGCATATCTTCCAAGAACTTCCACAAGATCTTCGAGCTGTTAAGTTAAAACAGAAAACATGCATACAAAATATTGACAATAATAAACCAGAAATTTAGAATAATAAgccaaaaatattaattttgcacAAAAGCAAACTTATTTTATTGAAAGAGTAGTGGTATCATTTAGGAGAATGATCTGAAAATCCCAAAAAATAAGTTTGGACAGAGTTAGATGAAGTGAGACACTTGAATAAACTGATATCAGATTTTTGTGAGTTTTTGCACGATTTAACGAGACCGAGAACATGAGGAATTGAAACATGTCATTGCTAGCAATTGCTGATTAAAGCTCATGGCATTTAAGATAGACTCTAACAACATTTATCTTCAgtggaaataaaaaaatttaaagcttTATTTCGAAGTTCTATGACCCTAGCAAAAAAATACCTTAAATACAATAGAAGAAATAGCAAAAGAAAAGATATAAGAACCTGAAACAGTTGGCCCAGAATTAAACAGATTCGACTTGGTAAAACTGAATACAAACAGTGTGTATAGAAAACGAGAGGGTGATATGTGCATCACAATGAGATAAAACCAGAAAAGCACCAAACCTACCAACCTGAGAATACTTTATCCATTGTCATGTGAATTCCATCTATAAAGAAGCTAATAAAGATGAACTAGTAACCATGACAGGGAAGAGAgcataaattatttaaattttgatagaaaagTTTGACATCTGACTGTATGAAAATATATAGAGGTGTTTGGCCAGGTATATATGTTAGTACCATAATCGGCTactgggaaaaaagaaaaatcttacaaAAGGTTGAATAAAGCATAAGATAACAGAGTTACACAAGCTTGATTATCAAATCTTTGGGGTATTGAATGTAAATTTACCTTCATAATAGAACTCTCAAAATACCTACATCTAAATCCAATGTTCATTCTTCCAAATGCCAAACCAttcttatataaatatataaatgtaaATCCTAACAACTATATACAAGCATTAATATTTCTTCCATATGAAAACTTTCATGTTAGAATATACTTATCGAGTTTTGGCTTATTTATGCCCAAAATGCACTTATAAGTTTTGGCTTGTTATGCCCAACACAGAACCTTGAGCAACCTAAGCCCCAAGTGACCTACGAATTGCCAACTCTATAAGATGCCCTATGCTTATAGAACACTTGCAAAAGTCTCAAAACCCATTTTATGCATAAAGTTTCAATTGTGTGCAAAATATGGTTTTGAATTTGTGTTGAGGTTGAGAAAAGTTGCCAAAATCCAGCATTCATATGTCTTCTTCTGCCTCTTCTTTTAATTTCCTATGTATTATCCCCTCTGTCAATATTTCCTATGTATTATCCCCTCTGTCAATATGATTTGGCAAACATCCCTTCTGCCACCTTCAACTTTAAAAGCAGACGAGAGATGACATTTACTTTTACTGAGCTTGCTAATCTGTTGATAAAACAAGCCTATCAAACATATCCTTCGCATCCTCATTACCAGAGGTCTTCTATGATAATTGTAGCATGTAGACCAAGAAGTATGTGTGACAATCTAGACTACGGTCCGCCGTACTGGTACcgatcggcgtaccggtggcggtcCGAACCAGTGCCGTACTAGTGCCGTACCGGTCCCATACCGGTTCTCCAATGATAagctaccggtaccggattccacgctgatccagTATCGGTTCCAGGCCGAACCGATACGTATCGGTCCATACCGGCTGGTACATATCGGTATGGCAGACCATGATCTAAATACTCTTGACCATATATATGAATAACCAATAATATATTACAAACATATATTTGTACACCATGTAGATATATTTATACATGATATCTCTATGCATGCATATCACAAACAGACACAAGTCATGCCACCATAAGTTTGACCAGTTTTGAGGTCAAATCCAGTCAGGTCAAATTTGAAGATCAGGATTTCAAAATGAAGATCTTAAACTTTATAAGTATCTGCTATGtctgaactatttaaaatccaaaaaacatattttttggATATCCCTTGAGTATGCATCAAGCAGTCCCAAAATGGACGATACAAATAGAACTAATGCGACAAAATGCAAAGTaggctctatatatatatatatatatatatatatatatatatatatatatatatatatatatatatatcaggtACAATGTCTATCTAGAACATCAATCTACTAGTTCTCCTCCCTGTTCATCCCTTTTTCTAAAACTTATTTCTTATAATCATCTTTTAGAGCTCATCAATAGTCTCGATAGCCGCTCTCCCCACAAGGCCTTGTTCATGCAGTTTAACCCACTTAGCCATGATCCTTCTAatccttaaa is from Phoenix dactylifera cultivar Barhee BC4 chromosome 18, palm_55x_up_171113_PBpolish2nd_filt_p, whole genome shotgun sequence and encodes:
- the LOC120104460 gene encoding probable ADP-ribosylation factor GTPase-activating protein AGD8; this translates as MNFDGSVPIGGDKVRVAFVIRDQDSRLIATERRRFFEVSALGADLRIAWEKLSYVRQVLEAGCIILAGDSAKLEDLVEVLGRYAFCYSKFCKELAKRFAENSSNLSSPVASQSSHAADGLPNLKPLHTMKDNLYEKQEIVETTRSPKAPIQSPVINPVKRSIGGKKIGSKSGGLHSRKLATKPIESLYNQKPVEPASAVTSMANSMTAFGSSFPSRLEYVESIPSAENILRDAQVIGNVAPPKSTNLLAESGMDNGSSKKSASTTKIKVEESNEARQKFSNAKSISSAKFFGDRNKASDLQRFTASQDISALKDIAGETGKKLTPGASRNAYMMNNALFDGKDCGLCSAQRDIS